DNA from Aggregatimonas sangjinii:
ATAGGTGTTTACCTGTTTTGCAATGGCGTAGAGATTGCTTAGTTCCTTTCCCAATAGTTCCTTTTTTGTCATAAGTCTTGCTTTTTACCCGTGCCCCTGTTGAAACTTTAAACTAAAATACATTGTGCGCGAAACAAGTATGATCCCATTCGGTTCAATTTATGCCTTAAGAAGTTGCTAGTTCGTTCGACCTAGACCTAATCAGGATAGCTAATCCGGTCCCGAATACCGCCACTTTTGCGATGGATGATGACATCAGCCTTGTATTTTCGGGCCAAACATTTGGCCTTGTTGATGGCGGTGCTCTGTTTTCGGTGCTTGCTGGTGATGCGTTGGTTCCCTTCACGGCGAACGGCCCATCCTTCTTGATAAGGTACCACATGTTGGTGCCATGTCCGCCCACGATTGTTGCGTTGCGCGCTATTAAACAAGACTTCGAAAAGTTCAACAAGGGTTCGTAACCAAGATTTGACGTTTGACACGGGTGGTTTTTGCTGCTTTCGAAGATACTACTCCTTCGCTTTTCGCTACGCTCTGAGCTTCGGAGCATGTGGATACTAATCAAAGTAACCGCGTATTCCTCCTTCTACGCTGCTCGTTACCTCGCAGCTACGGAGGATGAAGATGATACTCCTTCGCTGAAGCTACGGGACATGCTCATTGCATTAAACTAACCTCTTATTTCGAAATGCGAAGCCCGAGCCAGTCTTCAAATATCTTTCAAAATCGTAGGCCTTTTGTTTGTCTATAAAAAGGGATAGGTGTACCAATTCAACAGGAAGTTTGTCTTTAGTAAAACTTACTTCGCCTTTTTGGTGCCCGATCAATCTCTGAGTAATATTGGTGGTATATCCTGTATAGTATTTGCCATTGGCACACTTCAATATGTAAACGGCATACGGGAGGTCCATGGTTTTTTTGGATAAAATTATAAAAGAAAGATAAAAAAAATTCTCCTACGCTCTTCGTACCTCGAGCTTCGGAGCACTGGCACTGTTGACAAACAATGGATCTACATCCACCGAAACCCTCCGAACTTGAAGACTAGAAGTTTTCAACTTATCGATTAAATTAAAAAGCCCTCCGAAGCTCGCGCAAAGCGACGAGCGTAGGAGGGCGAAGGTGGAGCCGGAGGGATTCGAACCCTCGTCCAAACAAGCAATCGCAATACTTTCTACATGCTTAGTTTCCGATTGATTTTCGACGCAGGCCTGACCGGAAACGGCCCAACCAACGCTTAGCTTCTTTAGATTTTGGTGGTAGCACCAAAGCGAATGCTACCCTTGTGTTGACTTTTCTGGTGCCCCTTTGAGAATCGCCGCCAACAAGGGCTATTCAGGGACATCTCGCTTTCCGACCTTGTCGGAACGAGGCTAAATCCTACTGTAATTCGGATTAAGCGGCAAGAGCGTAGTTATTATCGCCAATTAAAAGTGTGGAAAATGAGATTAACGAGCTGTTGACCGGCGCTCGGCATGCTTATATTCCAATTGGTCTCGCTGTCAAAACCAGTCGGCCCCTTCAATGAGTTCGATTAGCTTTGCCAATCGTAAACGAATCGAACCCTCTGTAGCTTTAGCGTAAGAGGACCTCTACTCTGTCCCTAAAGGTATGGAGTTCGTTTCCCAATGATTTTTTTCAAAGAACTATCATTCTGGGCGTTCCGGTACACCTTGGCCGAAGCTTCGGTGCACCCGTCGGGCTTTCGGCAGTACACGCCTGCCCGTACCTAACGGCACGTTCGTGCGGGGTACTTGCCTCTATCCCTAACGCGGCTGCAAAGCTAACAAAAACTTGCGAACCGTCGCAGAACCCAGTACATTTATGGCAAATAGTATGCCGTGTTGAAAGTTGGCAGTAGACGGTAGCAGTTGGCAGTTTTGGCTTCCAGGTTCCAAGAGTCTAAAAGCCAAGAAAATAAACTAATAAACACCTAAACCCATAAACTCATAGATACCTAACCATAACCCAATAACCCAATAACAAACTAACCCACTAACATAACAACAAACCAAATGAAATTCGGAATCATCCGCGAACGTAAAAATCCACCGGACAGGCGCGTCGTCCTCTCCCCGGAAGCCTGCCAAAAAGTCCTTTCCAGCCATCCCAAGGCAGAAATTATCGTCGAACCCTCTCCCATTCGGGTGTTTGCCGATGCCGAATATAAAGAGGCAGGAATTCAAGTCGCCAACAAAATGAAGGAATGCGACGTCCTCTTAGGCGTCAAGGAAGTACCCATTCGTTCGCTTATCCCCAATAAAAAATACTTCTTCTTTTCGCATACCATCAAAAAACAGCCCTACAACCGGAAGTTGTTGCGGGCCATCCTCGAAAAGAACATCGAACTCTACGACCATGAAGTCATTACCAACGAAAAAGAACAACGCCTGGTCGCCTTTGGCCGTTATGCGGGGATTGTCGGCGCATACAACGGATTTCGCGCATACGGACTCAAATTCGGACTGTTTCAATTACCAAAGGCCGAAACCCTGGCCGACCAACAGGCGTTAATCCAAGAACTTAAAAAAATAAAACTTCCCAACATCAAAATCCTCTTGACCGGGCGCGGGCGCGTCGGGAACGGGTCCCGCGAAATGCTCGATGCCATGGGCATTCGAAAAGTAAATGTTACCGAGTACTTGGATCAAGATTTCAACGAACCCGTATATTGTCAAATCGATGCCTCGGAATACAACAAACGCAAAGATGGGACACGGGGCAATAAAGCCGATTTCTTTGCAAATCCGCAGGAGTACAAATCTAACTTTTTCCGCTTTGCCAAGGTCACCGATTTTTATATCGCCGGGCATTTTTACGGGCAGGGAGCGCCCTATTTGTATACCCGAGACGATGCCAAACACCCGGAGTTCAACATCAAGGTCGTCGCCGATGTCAGCTGCGATATCGATGGACCGGTAGCCACTACCATTCGCCCTTCCACCATCGCCGAACCGATTTATGGCTATAATCCCAAGACCGAACAAGAGGTCAACTTTAAAAACAAGTCGGCTATAGCCGTAATGGCGGTCGATAATCTGCCTTGCGAATTGCCGCGAGATGCCAGCGTCGGATTTGGCGAAGCTTTTCTGAAAAACGTAATTCCCGCCTTTTTCAACGGCGACAAAGACGGACTCCTAGAACGCGCACGCATGACGCAAAATGGGAAATTGACGAAACGCTATGCCTATCTGCAGGATTATGTGGATGGGAAGGAATGAGGTTTGAGGTACGAGGTACGAGATATTAGATACGAAATTAGAAGTTTGGAGTTGGAAGTCCGAAGTCGGAAGTCGGAAGCTGGAAGTGGGATGTGGGATGTGGGATGTGGGATGTGGGAAGTTGGAAGTTGGAAGTTGGGAAAATATGAAATTGGGATGAGCTTCGATGGATGTATTGAGTGAGGAGGGGAGCTCAGAAAGTGTTCCCAGTTCAAGTAGTGGAAAAAGTTTGGGACTTCTACTTTGGTTTTTAAAAAAATGGACACAGTTCCAACCGAATTGGTCGTTCGTCCCCTCTTCTCTTGTCTCTTGTCTCTTGACTCCTGACTATTAACCCATAACTCTGAACTCTGAACAAACCAATAACAGTAAAAACCAATCCGAACCACGCAACACCCTCTCCCCCTACTCCACCACTATATTCCATTCCACAATCGGCTGCTCCTTCGGTGCGGTAAACGCTCCCAATGCCTTTAACTTCAAATCGATATTTGATACTTTTTCAAGGGTTTTTATTTGTAAGGTTTCCGTTTGTCCGGCTGCAATGGTAAAAATCGGAGGTTTGCTGTAAAAAGTATATGACATGGCATTTTCAAAGAGCAAATCGCTGCTCGATACATTTTCCAATTCTACGCGTAAGACCAGGGTATCCATTTCATAAGCGACCGCATTGACCTTTATACATTGCTCCAGCAAAGGTTTGAGGTACTCTGCCTTTCCCACCAGCAAATCGTTATAAACGGCAACGGTACGTCCGGCAAATAAGGCTTCCTTGAGACTTTCCAACGTTTTATCCTTGGCAAAGACCAAGGTTATCGGTCGGTGAT
Protein-coding regions in this window:
- a CDS encoding DUF2188 domain-containing protein; its protein translation is MSNVKSWLRTLVELFEVLFNSAQRNNRGRTWHQHVVPYQEGWAVRREGNQRITSKHRKQSTAINKAKCLARKYKADVIIHRKSGGIRDRISYPD
- a CDS encoding GIY-YIG nuclease family protein; translation: MDLPYAVYILKCANGKYYTGYTTNITQRLIGHQKGEVSFTKDKLPVELVHLSLFIDKQKAYDFERYLKTGSGFAFRNKRLV
- a CDS encoding NAD(P)-dependent oxidoreductase encodes the protein MKFGIIRERKNPPDRRVVLSPEACQKVLSSHPKAEIIVEPSPIRVFADAEYKEAGIQVANKMKECDVLLGVKEVPIRSLIPNKKYFFFSHTIKKQPYNRKLLRAILEKNIELYDHEVITNEKEQRLVAFGRYAGIVGAYNGFRAYGLKFGLFQLPKAETLADQQALIQELKKIKLPNIKILLTGRGRVGNGSREMLDAMGIRKVNVTEYLDQDFNEPVYCQIDASEYNKRKDGTRGNKADFFANPQEYKSNFFRFAKVTDFYIAGHFYGQGAPYLYTRDDAKHPEFNIKVVADVSCDIDGPVATTIRPSTIAEPIYGYNPKTEQEVNFKNKSAIAVMAVDNLPCELPRDASVGFGEAFLKNVIPAFFNGDKDGLLERARMTQNGKLTKRYAYLQDYVDGKE